A genomic segment from Salvia splendens isolate huo1 chromosome 13, SspV2, whole genome shotgun sequence encodes:
- the LOC121761978 gene encoding probable lysine-specific demethylase ELF6: MKNVEIPKWLERLPLAPEFYPTDTEFADPIAYISKIEKDASAFGICKVIPPLPKPSRKYVLHNLNKSLSKCPELDGNVSLVRSSKTDDHVRSECDRKSRAVFTTRQQELGCEKGKKVKEGVGDHVLRAQKQVWQSGEVYTLEQFEAKAKAFTKSTLGVVKDVNPLVIETLFWKAASEKPIYVEYANDVPGSGFSEPEGLLRYFDRRRRRRKTRKRNSFDRNNVGSSDSKNDQVETVNSVSNDKDLGIQNNPSSHTETVLNCLPSQPIRDDASFSGRKDSQDRSEMEGTAGWKLSNSPWNLQVMARSAGSLTRFMPDDIPGVTSPMVYIGMLFSWFAWHVEDHELHSLNFLHVGSPKTWYAVPGDDAFNFEEAIRLRAYGGNPDRLVALSHLGEKTTVLSPEAIVASGIPCCRLVQYPGEFVVTFPRAYHIGFSHGFNCGEAANFGTAKWLTIAKEAAVRRAAMNYLPMLSHQQLLYLLTMSFISRIPRSLLPGVRSSRLRDRLKEERELSVKRAFIEDILCENNRVSILLQRNSYYHAVLWDVDSLPSSSKVSELCHDTDVSVLTSVGESSPAKDDSAHDVNELSKYMTSVGYDLDDDDLSYDFQIESGTLPCVACGILGFPFMAVMQPSDIASVDLLRVDLVAVPVESARTCNVVEGSSEDAKMKSKLSEKDLHYVAEASLGAKNCQPLAHDHFPSSNHDTVYPDGKIDMGWDISNVSRKPRIFCLEHAIEIENLLSSRGGANVLVICHSDFQKIKAHAAAIAEEIAVPFSYTETPLGNASPEDLKLIDIAIDGEEKAARVEDWTSLLNINLQHCVKMKKSSPSANVQHLLSLGGLFHNAAPVSDASRTKWLSRKLRSKCHQKRHLQSKPFPSFEAAKEDMNGKSEQQTAKKDDKLIQYSRKRCKVGVSVKNIAGETALGPTVLPSHGASEFHGEHLMASSFESHSANSTVASTPVENASDKSGDSCHDIKAADGGSQKIERCNSETVGSATDKNGMDDVAGNEIPREEDTVDEAALPSEACDRLAENDCAVPDNVQSDGCCEIEETSRHDDCSNASDETASDQLAPENEVSNSSSSVQTDEDDDDNQERVISSPEHCEDETNVAGKPIAPLEDNSVDDPKTEAGSKRKRKSKRELLGLQLDDHVHFSAFTRSPCEGLRPRARENPPTRVTADNREPDEEATAVKKSRKAADQPVPRKEKKGNTKGRHQCELDCCTMKFRTKAELLLHKGNQCPVEGCRKKFNSHKYAILHQRVHDDDRPLKCPWDGCTMSFKWAWARTEHLRVHTGERPYVCKIKGCGLTFRFVSDFSRHRRKTGHYVSPPA, from the exons GTCCTCAAAGACAGATGATCATGTTAGGAGTGAATGTGATAGAAAGTCTAGGGCTGTTTTTACTACAAGGCAGCAAGAATTGGGCTGTGAGAAAGGGAAAAAGGTGAAGGAGGGGGTCGGGGATCACGTGCTCAGGGCTCAGAAGCAGGTCTGGCAGAGTGGGGAAGTTTATACGCTTGAGCAGTTTGAGGCAAAGGCCAAGGCTTTCACTAAGAGCACACTTGGGGTAGTGAAGGATGTCAATCCCTTGGTTATCGAGACCTTGTTCTGGAAAGCTGCTTCAGAGAAGCCTATATATGTGGAGTATGCAAATGATGTGCCTGGTTCTGGGTTTAGTGAGCCTGAGGGGCTGTTGCGTTACTTTGACAGACGCAGAAGGAGGAGGAAGACTAGGAAGAGGAACTCGTTTGACAGGAATAATGTAGGTAGCTCTGACAGCAAGAATGATCAAGTAGAAACAGTAAATAGTGTTAGCAATGATAAAGATTTGGGCATCCAGAACAATCCTAGTTCCCATACAGAGACTGTGCTGAATTGTCTACCTTCACAGCCTATACGTGATGATGCTTCCTTTTCTGGCCGGAAAGATTCTCAAGATAGGAGCGAAATGGAAGGCACTGCTGGGTGGAAGCTTTCAAATAGTCCTTGGAATTTACAAGTTATGGCTAGGTCGGCAGGATCGCTAACTCGTTTCATGCCTGATGATATCCCTGGAGTGACGTCTCCCATGGTTTATATTGGGATGTTGTTCAGTTGGTTTGCTTGGCATGTGGAAGATCACGAGCTTCACAGCTTGAATTTCCTGCACGTGGGCTCCCCCAAAACTTGGTATGCTGTACCGGGAGATGATGCTTTCAACTTCGAGGAAGCTATTCGTCTCCGTGCCTATGGAGGAAATCCTGATCGGTTGG TTGCACTATCTCACTTGGGGGAAAAGACTACTGTTTTGTCTCCTGAAGCTATTGTTGCATCTGGCATCCCATGTTGCAG GCTCGTACAGTACCCTGGTGAATTTGTTGTGACTTTTCCAAGAGCTTACCACATAGGATTCAGTCATG GTTTCAATTGTGGAGAAGCTGCTAATTTCGGAACTGCTAAGTGGCTTACAATAGCTAAGGAAGCTGCTGTTCGCAGAGCTGCCATGAATTACCTTCCTATGCTTTCTCATCAGCAACTGTTGTACTTGTTAACCATGTCTTTCATTTCAAG AATACCGAGATCCTTATTGCCTGGGGTACGAAGCTCACGTTTGAGAGATCGTTTGAAGGAAGAAAGAGAATTGTCTGTAAAGAGAGCATTTATAGAAGATATCTTGTGTGAAAACAATCGTGTGTCTATTCTTCTCCAAAGAAATTCCTACTACCACGCAGTTCTGTGGGATGTTGATTCACTTCCATCTTCGAGTAAAGTATCCGAACTCTGCCATGACACAGATGTTTCTGTGTTGACATCAGTGGGCGAGAGTTCTCCTGCAAAAGATGACAGTGCACATGATGTCAATGAGCTGAGCAAGTATATGACTTCTGTTGGTTATGATCTTGATGATGATGACTTGTCATACGATTTTCAAATAGAATCAGGGACTTTACCTTGTGTTGCTTGTGGCATCCTTGGTTTTCCATTTATGGCAGTCATGCAACCATCTGACATAGCATCGGTTGATCTTCTGCGTGTGGATCTCGTTGCTGTTCCTGTGGAATCTGCTCGTACCTGTAATGTGGTGGAAGGTTCTTCTGAAG ATGCGAAGATGAAATCTAAGTTGAGCGAAAAGGATCTCCACTATGTTGCTGAAGCATCTTTAGGTGCCAAAAACTGTCAGCCCCTGGCCCATGACCACTTCCCATCTTCAAATCATGACACTGTTTATCCGGATGGTAAGATAGACATGGGTTGGGACATATCTAATGTATCTCGAAAACCAAGGATATTCTGTCTAGAGCACGCgattgaaattgaaaatttgttGAGTTCGAGAGGCGGAGCAAATGTTCTTGTGATTTGTCATTCAG ACTTTCAGAAAATAAAGGCACATGCTGCGGCCATTGCAGAGGAGATAGCTGTTCCTTTCAGTTACACGGAGACACCGCTGGGTAATGCTTCTCCCGAAGATCTGAAGCTGATCGATATTGCTATTGATGGAGAAGAAAAAGCCGCTCGTGTAGAGGACTGGACGTCGCTGTTGAATATCAATCTACAGCATTGtgtgaagatgaagaagagctCTCCATCTGCGAATGTTCAGCATTTACTGAGCTTGGGCGGATTGTTTCACAATGCAGCCCCTGTTTCAGATGCATCCCGCACAAAGTGGCTGTCGAGAAAATTACGTTCAAAGTGCCACCAGAAACGTCACTTGCAGAGTAAGCCCTTCCCCAGCTTTGAAGCTGCCAAGGAGGATATGAATGGGAAAAGCGAACAACAAACGGCTAAGAAAGATGATAAGCTTATCCAATATTCGAGGAAGCGATGCAAGGTCGGTGTTTCTGTAAAAAACATAGCAGGAGAAACGGCCTTAGGGCCGACTGTGTTACCTTCTCACGGAGCATCTGAGTTTCATGGTGAGCACCTGATGGCTTCATCTTTTGAATCTCACTCTGCAAACTCCACCGTTGCCTCCACTCCGGTTGAGAATGCTTCGGACAAATCTGGTGATTCGTGTCATGACATCAAGGCGGCTGATGGTGGCAGCCAGAAAATTGAGAGGTGCAATTCCGAGACTGTTGGCTCGGCTACGGATAAAAATGGGATGGATGATGTTGCAGGAAATGAAATTCCGAGAGAAGAAGACACTGTTGATGAAGCCGCTCTGCCAAGCGAAGCTTGTGATCGGCTGGCGGAGAATGACTGTGCGGTGCCGGATAATGTTCAGTCTGATGGATGTTGTGAAATTGAAGAAACTTCTAGGCACGACGACTGTTCAAACGCTTCAGACGAAACAGCGTCTGATCAACTTGCCCCAGAGAACGAGGTATCGAATTCCTCAAGCTCTGTACAGACAGACGAAGATGATGATGACAATCAAGAGAGAGTTATTTCGAGTCCTGAACATTGTGAAGATGAGACTAATGTAGCCGGCAAGCCCATCGCTCCGTTGGAGGATAACAGTGTCGATGATCCCAAAACAGAAGCCGGaagcaaaaggaaaaggaaaagtaaaagagaactCCTCGGCCTGCAATTAGACGATCACGTCCATTTCAGCGCCTTTACCAGAAGCCCGTGCGAGGGGTTGAGACCTCGGGCAAGAGAAAATCCACCAACTCGTGTTACTGCTGACAACAGGGAACCAGATGAGGAAGCAACGGCAGTGAAGAAGTCGAGGAAGGCTGCAGATCAGCCCGTCCCTCGCAAGGAGAAGAAAGGAAACACGAAGGGACGTCATCAGTGTGAGTTAGACTGCTGCACAATGAAGTTCCGGACAAAGGCTGAGCTACTCCTGCACAAAGGAAACCAGTGCCCGGTCGAGGGGTGCAGGAAGAAATTCAACTCCCACAAATACGCGATACTGCACCAGCGCGTCCACGACGATGATAGGCCTCTGAAATGTCCTTGGGACGGCTGCACGATGTCGTTCAAGTGGGCCTGGGCAAGAACTGAGCATCTACGCGTGCACACGGGAGAGAGGCCGTATGTCTGCAAAATCAAGGGATGCGGTCTCACCTTCAGATTTGTATCAGATTTCAGCCGGCATAGAAGAAAAACCGGGCATTATGTAAGCCCGCCAGCGTAG